ctcctccccctcccctccaccctcttccccctcccctccaccctcctccatcctctcaccctcctccaccctcctcccccctctcctccaccctctcttccccctgtcctcctccccctcccctccaccctcctccctccttccctcccctccaccctcttcaccctcctccatcctctcaccctcctccaccctcctcccccctctcaccctcctcctccaccctctcttccccctgtcctcctccccctcccctccaccctcctctccctctcctccaccctctccccctcctcctgcaccatctcccccctctcctccaccctctctccctctcctccaccctctctccctctcctccaccctctcctcccccatcaggGGGAGCTGGTGTTTGAGCAGGACTGCCTGGTGGAGGGGGGCCGCACGGGCCTCATGACTAACGGGACGGAGTACCGGGAGGTGCGTCAGTACCGCTCGGACCACCACCTGGTGCGCTTCTACTTCCTGACGCGGGTCTTCTCCCGCTACGTGCAGAGCGTGCTGGAGGACTTCCGTTGTGGCCCGAGTCCAGACGTGGTCGTGGTCAACTCCTGTGTCTGGGACGTCTCCAGGTGAGCCCgccgttcacacacacacacacacacacgtttgtgtATCtctcacacgtgtgtgtgtgtgtcaggtacgACTCTCTGTGGGTGAGGGACTACAGGGAGAACCTGGAGCGGTTCTTCGAGGAGCTACGCAGCGTTCTCCCAGAGGAGTGTCTGGTGGTGTGGAACCTCACCATGCCGCTGGGCAAGAACATCGCAGGAGGGTTCCTGGTGCCGGAGGTATCATGTCTGTTTGTCAGTCGATTCATCGATTCGTGTTCAATCCAAGGAACGAACGACTCAGTGAACAAACAAGGAAGTAAATCAATAAATGAAGGGTCAAATGGAGCATGAACTTCCTATCTCTTCCTCGGCGTGGTCCTCTGACCCCCTCCGACCCCCCCCAGATCGCCCACATGGGCCCCACGCTTCGCTACGACATAGTGGAGGCGAACTTCTACGCAGGCAAGCTGGCGGACGCCTATGGGCTGGACGTGCTGGACCTGCACTTCCTGTTCCGCTTCAGCCTGCAGCACCGCACGCGCGACGGCGTGCACTGGAACGCCGTGGCCCACCGGCGAATCAGCACGCTGCTGCTGAGGCACGCAGCCCAGGCCTGGGGTGTGGCCCTGCCAGGTcagtctcacacactcacactcacacacacacacacacacacagctagcccTGTCTgacgtggtgtgtgtctgtagatcCCAGTGAGGGACCCAACCAGAAGCCTGTCTGTGACAGCCACACTATGACCTTTGGTAAGtgaccctgctctctctgtgtgtgtgtgtgtgtgtgtgtctgaccctctctcctccccccccccccagctcctcccccctccctccctgagcaGCAGTACTGGGGGAACGGGGAGAACTTCTACATAGACTCCCTCCCGTCTTGCCCCAGCTCATCTTCAGGGTACTTCAGCTTCGAGGAGGAGTGGGGTGCCCCCAACCCCGCAACCCTGCGCCCCCTTGTCCAAACCCTACACCCCCCTGCCCCAACCCTGCGCCCCCTTGCCCCAACCCTGCGCCCCCTTGCCCCAACCCTGCGCCCCCTTGCCCCAACCCTGCGCCCCCTTGCCCCAACCCTGCGCCCCCTTGCCCCAACCCTGCGCCCCCTTGCCCCAACCCTGCGcccccctgcctcagccccgcgcccccctgcctcagccccgcgcccccctgcctcagccccgcgcccccctgccccagccccgcgcccccctgccccagccctgcgcccccctgcccccaagaGACGTGCCCGACCCGCGCGCCACCACCCACGCGGCCAGGCAAGGGCACGCGCTCCACACGGTACGTTCACTTTCATCTTATTTGGGAttaaaaaagtgtgtgtgtctgtgcacggctctcttcctgtctcttgcTTTGTCACACAGGCTAGATTTGACTCTCAATCTGAGGGATTTTATCATTTTGTTCTCTGGCTGCTGTTATTCTCACTTGACCCTCActttatctccccccccctctctttctagtAGCCTATCAGACAGCCCATCACCCCCACCTGGCCCCGCCCCAGTACTGGCCAGAGAACCAATACGTGATGAGGAACCGTCACACCAGGCGAGACCACGCCCCCTATGGTTACCAGAGACCAGCCCACTACTACCCCTACCCCCCCTACTAGCACTGCCCCCCCGCAGCTTCCAGTTCAGTATTATGACCTCATGGTCTGTTATGGAAACGGTTCTGTTGTTATGGAACCAGTTCTGTTATGGTTACCTGTCAATATTTAGTGCTTTTTATTGTTTCATGAAGGGTTTTCTCTGTAAAGCTTTTTTCGAAGACTTAACTCATTTTAGTGCCTTAGGatgacatttttgaaaatcattTTACTCTCGAATAACCTACTTAAGTTTTAAAATGTGTGGAATTGTTAGTTTGTGTGCTTATTGCTCTTAAGTGTGAAGTATTATGATTGTAGTGTGTGCTTAACATTTTGACCCTGTTCCCttaaatttgtgtgtgtgtgtttaacacagtatcattttcttttctttttttactccaACTTTAATGTTTGCACTTTATTATGCATTGGGTGCTTGAGGGACGTGGTTAAGTATGAAACAGAAAACATTGGTACCAGCTGTGTAAGAACTTTATTGTTCTATAGTTTGCAAACATGTACAGGGGATtagtgtgcttgtatgtgtacaTGGTCACTAGTGAGGAAACTACTGTTGAGGAATGTGGACATTTTACTCAAAAGAAACTTTATTTAACTGCCATGTCAACAACCGTATCCCAGGTATACTGACACTTAGAAAAAACGGATAATACAAAAAAAGCCTCAATTAGTTTATATTAGTCCtaataaaaagagaaaaacaattGTGTGACTTTGTCAGTCCCTAAGGGACAGACCACCAGAGGACAAGTATGAATCTGCGAGACCTATGTAGTGTAACTAATTACACCGCAACATCAACGTTAAAATGACGTAGATCTGATGAATATCCTCTGTCCAGATCTTTTACGCAGATAGCAGATAGATACGCAGAGAACAGATGTGACAGGATATGTTTTGGTCATTTCGATGGTGAGTTACAACTCGGTCCTGATGGTGTGTATAGTCTGGTGCAGATTACACAGAATCACCAGAGAGAAAAGATGCACACAGAACAAGACAACAAGCAGGAAGTGCATCGCAAGAATCTACTTCGTCCCAATCCTCCCTTCTCCAAACATTTCCAAAATATACGCTAGCCTGTCACGCCTTATTTTTTTCCTATTTATGACTCATTTAGATAGTACATAACGATAACCCACGGCAACGTTCTGGAGATGGAACCTAGATGAGAACACTAGTTTCTCTACAGGGTGGTGTAATTGACAGTTACACCGTTGGCCTCGTAGTGTAACAATAAATATTCAAATTTCCTGAGATTTTAATAGGAGATGGAGTGGACACGGAAAATAaagtacgtttttttttttttttccttcaactGTGCTCTGATTGGTGTAGCTCGCTGTCGACCTCAGGCGACGAGGGCCAATGGCGTGGCGGTTAGTTCATGAGGAGGCGGTGCACCTGCTGCAGGTGCTGCTGTGATAGGACGAGGCGGTGGACCTGCTCCTGGCCCCGGGTGCAGGGGATGGAGACACGCCCCACAAACACTGTgccctcctgcttctcctgcttggcctggggtcagaggtcagaggtcagggagaCAATAGGGGGGTTGAGGAGATATGCAGCTCTcaaagccgtgtgtgtgtgtgtgtgtcaccttgaCGAAGGAGGAGACTGGGAAGGTGGCGAAGTCAGAGGAGACCTTGGCTCCAGGCTGCTGAGACACCACATGCTCTGCTACCTCcccctggagaggggaggaggaggggggtgggggggggggggggggggggggggaggagaggagaggtgggaggaggagaggggggaggagaggggggggaggagaggaggagagatggggagtaggagagggggggaggaggaggagagggggggggaggagaggggaggagacgagACAAAGGAACAGGGAAATAATACAGCTTCAGGTAAATGCATCTATTTCAGCGtacatacaagtttaactggaGGATGAAGGGTGGAGGATGAAGGATGGAGGACAGCAGCTCTCACCTTGAGTCTGTCCAGCGCGTCTCTGAGGCTCTGCAGACGAGCAGTCTGCTCCAGCAGCTGGGCACTGGCACTGActgggggaacacacacacacaccacaccacacacacacagttgttaaGTATCTGATAACCGCACTACAATGGCACACTCACATAAGCTCATCTGAAGGTTTATTGACTAGTAATactttagcacacacacacagactgaccagggctctacagacacacagactgaccaggggtctacacacacacactgaccaggggtctgcacacacacacagactcacacacagactgaccaggggtctgcacacacacacagactgaccaggagtctacacagacagacacacacacacagactgaccaggggtctacacagacacacacacagactgaccaggggtctgcacacacacacagactgaccaggagtctacacagacacacacacagactgaccaggggtctacacagacacacacacagactgaccaggagtctacacagacagacacacacacacagactgaccaggggtctgcacacacacacagactgaccaggagtctacacagacagacacacacacagactgaccagGGGTCTTGCCGGTGATGTCCACCACTCTGACCCCGGCGCTCATCCTCAGCAGAGTGTCCAGCAGCTGGTCAGTCTTCCTGTAGAGAGCCCCGTCCAGCCCCTTTGGAGGGGGGggcgctggaggggggggggggccctcctTGGGGGGGGGTCCAGTGGGGAacgtggagggggggcagggaggccagCTGAGCCCTCATCTTCTCCGCCTGcaaacacaggagagagggagaggagagggggaggagagagggaggaggagtttaGACACTAAACTTCTCTCCACGTGGATATGGTCACACAAAAATATGTGATTTCTGTTTACAGATGAGtcagctgtatgtgtgtgtgtgtttggagtgtgtgtgtgtgtttggagtgtgtgtgtgtgtgtgtttggagtgtgtgtgtgtcgtcacctTGAGCCTGTTGTTTTCGTTCTTCAGGTGTTTGATGCCCAGCCTCTGAGCCTCCAGCTGCTGTTTGAGGAGAGGGGAGTCCACCACCTGCAGAGCCCCAGACAGAGAGCCTGCAGCTGggggagctgctggaggaggtgggggtggatggaagaagggagagaaggaagagagaagttCAATAGGAAGCTTGTGCGTTCTGGTAGTCTGTCTCTAcgtcttgtgttgtgtgtgtcctgagtgtgtgtgtctcgtctcACCTCCTGCCGTTCCCGTGACGATGGAGGCGATGCCGGAGGCGGGCTGGGCCCTGAGGCCGTCGATGGTCATTTTTGATTGGCTGGTGAGACGCTGCTTTAGCTCCGCCTTCTCAGACTCCAGCTGGTCGATGTCGGCCTGCAGGGCGTCCATGGTCTCTTCAAACtccctgagggggaggaggggagagaaggagagatgtttTAGGAGGGATGCGGTTCCGGAAGGTTCCAGATGTTAAAAAGTGAGAAGGTAGAGGTTAGAAGCGAGGAAGTTCCCCCAGGTTCCCCCAGGTTTCCCTCAGGTTCCCTCAGGTTCCCCCAGGTTCCCCTCAGGTTCCCTCAGGTTCCCCCAGTTTCCCTCAGGTTCCCCCAGGTTCCTtacttctccttcttcttgagCAGGGCCAGGCTGTCGTCCAGCCTGGTCTGGATCTTCTCCACCCTCTCGTCTGCGTCCCTGGTGGACGTGTCCAGCTTCCTCTCCAGCAGGCTGAGACGCACGTGGGCCTCGctcagctcctccccctggggagagggggggttattgtgagagtgtatgtgtactgtgtggtgtgtattgtgtagtgtgtgtgtattgtgtggtgtgtgtattgtgAGTGTAAGTgtattgtgtggtgtgtgtgtgtattgtgtggtgtgtgtattgtaAGTGTAAGTgtattgtgtggtgtgtgtattgtgagtgtgtattgtgagtgtgtattcTGAGTGTAAGTgtattgtgtggtgtgtgtacctTGATCTTGAGGGACTTCTTGACCTCCTTGATGACGGTGTCCCTGTCCTCCAGACGTGCTCCCAGCCCTTCAGCGTCTGTGATCTCTGCCCTGAGGGAGGCAGCACGCAGCTCCAccggggggggtctggggggggggaggccagggtcACATGGGCAGCATCAACACTCATGTTTCAGAAAGTATCAACGTTCAACAGTCAGATATCTACAGACAGCTGTAGAAAAtttacccctcccctcccctccctccctccctcccaccctccctccttccctccctccctccctcccccccccccccctccctcacctcaccccctccctcaccctccctccctccctcctcacctgtgcGTGGGGTCTCTCAGAGTCGTACTCCCCCTCCTGCATGGCGGTGGCCATCTTGTTCATGGTGGAGATGACAGAGCTGCAAGACTGACGCAGGCTCTCGTGCGGGCTCTCACCGTGACAACCGTAcacctggggaggggagagataggGGCAGGGGCTGTTATGTTGTGTTGGGGGTTTTAGTTATGTTGATCTGGCAGCAgttgcctccacacacacacaccttcgcTCACCCTCCTCAACACTACCTCCTagggcacacacactcctcacacacacacacagtcctgtaccTGCTGGACAGCTTTGAGGGTGACCTCCTCCAGGCTGAGGGCGCTCAGGCCCTCGCTCTCCCCCAGAGGAGCGACCGTCTGGGCTCCTGCAGCTCCCAGCTCCTGCAGCACGGCCACCACGCGGCCCAGCTGGCCCCGCGCCTCCGCCAGCGCCTCcgacacctgcacacagccccgCCTCAGTTAGCCCGCCTCAGTTAGCCCGCCTCAGTTAGCCCGCCTCAGTTAGCCCGCCTCAGTTAGCCCGCCTCAGTTAGCCCGCCTCAGTTAGCCCGCCTCAGTTAGCCCGCCTCAGTTAGCCCGCCTCAGTTAGCCCGCCTCAGTTAGCCCGCCTCAGTTAGCCCGCCTCAGTTAGCCCGCCTCAGTTAGCCCGCCTCAGTTAGCCCGCCTCAGTTAGCCCGCCTCAGTTAGCCCTCATAGTACCTCCTCACAGGGGAACCAACACACTGGGTGGTGTGTCTGTCcataagtgtgtgtatgaatgcgtgagagtgtgtataCGAGTCAGTGAGTTTGTGTACAAATGAgcgtgtgtataagtgtgtgtgtgtacctgcgttGGGAAGGCCAGCGCGGCCGGCACCCCGGGGACGTCCGTTCCAGGCATGCGACGACGGATCTTCTTACAGAACTGTCTGATGTCACTACAGGAAGTGTCCAGATCCCTGAGCAGGATAGAGAGATCCGCCCCTTCCTGTCCCGCCTGCAGGAAGGCCCGCAGACGCCCCACCTCCACGCCCATGCAGTCCAGGGCACTCTGGGTGAACTGGAGCCAcgggtcaaaggtcaacacAGGTCAGATTCAGACTGGGGACACCTTGGTACCGTgcgatgagagtgtgtgttagggggagagacacagacagagacagacacagacacagatagacacagagcagagagacagacagacagagacacagacagagacacagacaaagacacagacacagacagacacagagagacagacagacagacagagacacagacagacagagacacagacagacacagacagacagagacacagacagacacagacagacacagacagagacacagacagacagagacacagacacacagacacagggacagagacacagacgtaCCTTGATGTGGTCTCCCAGCTGCACGGTGCAGTCCTCAGCCAGCTCTGATAGGTGGATGCTGTACAGTTGCTGCGGAACCCAGGAaacagtgttagtgtgtgtgtagtactgaCTGTACGCACagtgtacgtctgtgtgtgtgtgtgtgtgtgtgtacctggtagtACTTGATAGCCCTGgtcaggggctgtgtgtgtgtgtgtgtgtgtgtgtgtgtgtgtgtgtgtgtgtgtgtgtacctggtagtACTTGATAGCCCTGgtcaggggctgtgtgtgtgtgtgtgtgtgtgtgtgtgtgtgtgtgtgtgtgtgtgtgtgtgtacctggtagtACTTGATAGCCCTGGTCAGGGGCTCCACGTTGACAGTCTCGTCCAACTGGTCCTTGTGCAGCAGGTCGATGAGCAGGTCCAGAGAGCGCTCATGAACGCTCATCTCAGAGTACAGAGTTCCCATCCTCTTATACACCTCCACACTGCAGCTGCTCAGGGCCCTGCAGGGGCAGGTAGGACAGTTACAGTAGTGCAGTAACAGTAACAGGCTCAGTCACAGGCTCAGTAACAGTACAATAACAGCACAGTAACAGGCTCAGTAACAGCTCAGTCACAGGCTCAGTAACAGTACAGTAACAGTACAATAACAGGCTCAGTAACAGTACAGAAACAGGCTCAGTAACAGTACAGTAACAGTACAGTACCACGCTCAGTAACAGTAACAGGCTCAGTAACAGTAACAGGCTCAGTAACAGTACCAGGCTCAGTAACAGTACCAGGCTCAGTGACAGTACAGTAACGGGCTCAGTAACAGTAACAGGCTCAGTAACAGTAACAGGCTCGGTAACAGGCTCAGTAACAGTACAGTAACGGGCTTAGTAACAGTACCAGGCTCAGTAACAGTACCAGGCTCAGTAACAGTACCAGGCTCAGTAACAGTACCAGGCTCAGTAACAGTACCAGGCTCAGTACTAACCCCTGGTAGCGGTGCAGTGTGGCCTGCAGCAGGTTCAGAGAGTACACCAGG
This window of the Hypomesus transpacificus isolate Combined female unplaced genomic scaffold, fHypTra1 scaffold_199, whole genome shotgun sequence genome carries:
- the fam113 gene encoding PC-esterase domain-containing protein 1A; the protein is MKETMKSVSQEQASKLLHNKFVVVLGDSIQRAVYKDLVLLLQKDRYLSQSQLKTKGELVFEQDCLVEGGRTGLMTNGTEYREVRQYRSDHHLVRFYFLTRVFSRYVQSVLEDFRCGPSPDVVVVNSCVWDVSRYDSLWVRDYRENLERFFEELRSVLPEECLVVWNLTMPLGKNIAGGFLVPEIAHMGPTLRYDIVEANFYAGKLADAYGLDVLDLHFLFRFSLQHRTRDGVHWNAVAHRRISTLLLRHAAQAWGVALPDPSEGPNQKPVCDSHTMTFAPPPSLPEQQYWGNGENFYIDSLPSCPSSSSGYFSFEEEWGAPNPATLRPLVQTLHPPAPTLRPLAPTLRPLAPTLR